The Gammaproteobacteria bacterium DNA window CAACACTAGAAATGCCATTATCGACAGTAATAATCAGTTTTGGAGCACTTTTTTGGGCTAAATCAACGATTTCAGGTGTGAGCCCATAACCATACTCAAACCTATTAGGCACAATGTAGCTAACTTTTCTCGCTCCTAAACTAGTCAATCCTCGCATAGCCAAAGCCGTACTAGTGGCACCATCGGCATCATAATCTCCGACAATAACTATCGATTGATCATTCTTAATAGTTTCAAATACCAAATTTGCAGCTGCCTCGACTCCCTTTAAATTGCTTGGAGGCAAGATATTTTGTATCGACATCTCTAAATGAGCAGGGTCAGTTACACCACGATTCGCGTATACTCTTTGTAGCAGATCAGGAAGCTGAGATTGTGCAAGTGGTTGTTCTGAAAGGGGTGCGCGTCGTTTAACTCGTGAATTCATTGGCAGGAGTTTAGCAACAACCGCTCTATTCGCACATCAGATATAATATTTATCATTATTTAATGTTATTTCTATATTATAAATATAACTTATTGTTTTATATTAATTAATCAAAAATGCCTCAACACTTACTTTTCCTCACCGGCAAACTTGCAGAAAAAAGTTTGCATAAGGTGCTAGAAAGCATGCAACCCACCGAATTTACTTATGAAGTTCATCAAATTGGCGTAAGTGTGGCAGCATTGATGACGACCGATCTAATTATCAGACGATTAAAAGATGTATCAGGATTCGATAAAGTTATTTTACCAGGACGATGCCGTGGCGACATTGACTTACTAGCAAATCAATTAGGCATATCTGTGGAACGCGGACCTGAGGAACTAAAGGATCTCCCTCAGCATTTTGGTCATGCAGTCAAGAAATCTGACTTGACTGACTATTCAACAGATATTTTTGCTGAAATTGTCGATGCTCCAAATATGAGTGTCGAACAAATAATTGCTCGGGCAGAGCAATACAGGAATGATGGTGCCAATGTAATTGATTTGGGTTGCTTGCCAAACACATCCTTTGGCCACCTAACTGAATCAGTACAAGCGCTTAAATCGGCAGGCTTCAAAGTTAGTGTAGACTCATTGCATGCTGAAGATCTAGTAACAGGCGGTAAAGCTGGCGCAGATTTCTTATTAAGTTTGCAATATAACTCTCTGTGGGTACTAGAAAAAGTAGATTCGACACCTATTATCATCGGCGCACCCCCTACTAATATGCGCTCACTCTATAAATGCATCGATACTCTTCTAAAAGAAGGTGTACCATTTATTGCTGATCCAATTCTTGACCCAATTAATTTTAATTTTACTGAGTCCATTGTCCGCTATCGCAATTTGCGTAAACGCTATCCTGATATAGAAATCATGATGGGAGTAGGCAACTTAACCGAGCTCACTCATGTTGATAGCGCTGGTACTAACACCTTACTGATGGGAATTATATCGGAACTCGATATTGGGCATATTTTAGCCACTGAAGTTAGTGAGCATTGTCGCAAGTCCGTAAAAGAAGCAGACTTAGCCAGACGAATTATGCATGCTTCCAAAGCCGACAATATTCCCCCCAAAGGCTACCACAATGGCTTGATGGCATTGCATGAGCGCAAGCCCTTTCCATACGACATTGATGAAATCAAGGAATTTGCCACAGGTGTTCGCGATCCAAATTTTCGAATTCAGGTATGTGATGAGGGCGTCTTCGTATACAATCGCGATGGCATTTGGAATGCAACTGACCCATTTGATCTTTACCCACATTTAAATGTTGCTGAAGATGGCGCACATGCATTTTACTTAGGCTGCGAGTTAGCACGCGCACAAATTGCCTGGCAGTTAGGTAAACGTTATGACCAAGATGAAGAACTTGGTTGGGGCATCGCTGTTGAAAAAAGCGAACAAGACCTAAGCGCGTTCAAACAAGAAGGTAGCACCATGCAGTCACGAAAAGATCGTAAGAAGAATCGCCAGAAAAAAGGCAATAAAATTAAAAATAATAAGAACGACGCACGACGCTGTTAATAATTATGCCATTTATTAGAGAAAGCATTATCACCACCTTGCATGAAGATGGCAATGCGCATATTGCCCCAATGGGTGTGCACGAGACTGATCGCGGCTTAATGCTTGCGCCATTCAAACCCTCCGCGACATTGAACAACCTTTTGCGAGATGGCACAGCCACAATTAATTATCCCGATGATGTACGTATTTTTGCTGGTTGTTTAACGGGAAGACATGATTGGCCAACTCTACCCACCGATGTGATTGCAGGAATTAGATTAGATAATTGTTTAGCGCATACAGAAATAAAAGTGCATACACATGAAGACGAGGAACAACGTCCTAAATTTTACTGTGATGTTGTACACGAACAAATGCATCATGCGTACCATGGCTATAATCGTGCCCAGTTTTCTGTAATTGAATTAGCCATTTTGACAAGTCGATTGCATATGCTTAGTGCTGAAAAAATAGATAGTGAAATAGAATACTTACGCATTGGGCTAGATAAAACTGCTGGTCAAAGAGAATTAGAAGCATGGCACTGGTTAATGGATAAAGTCACCCAATATAGAAACGAAGAAACCGAGAAAACTTAATGACTGGATTTTTAGCAAGTGTTGATAACCTAGAAGATGCTATCACTGTTAGCGAACATGGCGCAGATATAATTGATTTAAAGGATCCATCCCAAGGCGCACTTGGCGGCCTTACGATTAATGCTATCCACGACATTGTTGATCACTTATGGGAAAAATCTATTGTCAGTGCCACGGTTGGCGACCTTGATGCAGACGTATCGTTAATTTTAGAACAAATTGGCAATGTCGCTGATACTGGTGTGGATTATGTCAAGGTCGGGATGTTCAGCCAGGAACATATAGACAAATGTTTACCTACATTTGAATATCACGCACGCCGTGGAATCAGAATTATTGCTGTACTTTTTGCAGATATAGATTTTGATATTCATGAAACTGTTAAGATGTGTAAAAAGGCACATTTAACAGGCGTCATGATGGACACTGCAGGAAAACATGCAGGTAGCCTACTATTACACAGAGAAATGAACGAGCTTTCTAGTTTTATTCAAACAGCAAAAAATCTTGGCCTTCTCACAGGGCTTGCAGGCTCATTACGTGAAAAAGACATCGAAACTTTATTACCAATTAATCCTGATTACATTGGTTTTAGAACTGCACTATGCAAAGATTTAAAACGTACGGAGCGAATTAGCGCTGAATCTGTTAATCGTATTCGCTCTCTAATACCAAGCACACTAAAAGCAGCCAATCTGGGATAATTACTGCTCTTCACTAAAAGCTGATTGCGAGACTAGATCAAGCGCCGAACTGCCTATAAGGTCAAATTATTCACGCTAACAAACTGTTATAGTTGGCGAATAATCTGATTTGTATCTCCCAAATATATGACAATTACTGTAAAAATTATCCTTGGCGATGATGCGCTCAAATATGCAAAAGACGGGGTTTTTCTAGAGAAATGGAAAACTCTCGCTGACAACACTGCTCATAAAACCGTATTTCAGGAACCAGACTTTGTGAGTTTATGGTTCCATCATTATCAACAATACTTTGAACCAGTTCTCGTTATAGGCCTTTCAGAATCTGAAGAGTTAATTGGGTTAATTCCTCTAGCTATTGACAAAAAAGATGCAATTTTAACTCAAGCAGGTGCGCAATTAGCAGAATATAGTGGCTGGTTATGCTCAAAGATGCATAACGATGAATTTCTTAGCAAAGCATTCCAATCAATAAAAGTAAACATATCATTTTCACTATGGAAGTGGACATATATAGCACCAGGTGCTGATACAACATGGCTTCAGTCATATCACTTAAAAAATATTGGCATCTATGCACGATTTGAAACAATCGATTCGCCTGTCTTAGATTTACACAATAAAGAAAAACTTAAGAAAGTATTAAAAAATAAAAGCGTTAAATCTAAGATCAACAGATTGAAACGCAAAGGTGAACTAAAGATAGAACGAATAACAGAACAATCACGCGCTCTTGAACTGATGGATCAAGTAACGAATCTTGTGAATTTTAGGCATGAGTCTGCCCATCATGACGCAGCTTTTGAAGAAGATCATTTACAAAGAAGTTTTTATGAAGCACGCAGTCATAATCTAAAGGACAATCACTTTAGTGTTTTATGGTTAGGAAATAAATTACTCGCCTTTCACTTTGGCTACATTGATAATGATAGTATCTATATCAGCTTAACCGCTTTTGACCCCACAGAAAGCAAACATTCCCCAGGAGTTATCTTCTTAATTTATTTAGCTAATCTATTAATAGAAGAAGGTATACGTTATATCGATTTAACACCGGGCGGTGATGAGTATAAAGAGCGCTTTAGTAACGCTCATAATAAGCTTTACCTACCAACTATTAACACAAATAAACTTCAGCATAGCAAACAAATATTAAAAAATAACTGTAAATCTTTGGCAATTACAGCGTTAGAATATTGCAATATAGATAAAGACAAGCTAAAAATTCACATTAATAAAAGAACCAAAAAAAGAACATACAATCAGAATGACTTTGATTTATTTTCAATATCCTCAGAAAATTACAAGATTCATGACGCTCATCCAAATAATAATATTAACATTCAATCGTATAGCGATTTATTAAACTACCAAGAAAACGATAGCGGTATCAGTAGACAAGAAATCCTATCCGATGCGACTTACAGATTTTCTCGTGAAGATACACTATTCACAATACATAATAACTCACGACTACAATCATATTCATGGTTATCCAAACTTGGCTCTAAATATTCGCGCCTTGGTTTTAATTTTTCTAACGAAAAAAATAGCGTAGTTATTGATTGTATGAATTATAATTTGAAGTTAATTAACAATGACCATATGAAAATATTAATTAACAGTATGCTGAATCATGCATTTTCGAAAAATGCTCAAGTTGCTTTTTTATTTATTCCTCATTCAGAAAATATTCAGATTCATATAGAAACATTAAATGAGATCGGTTTTGAAAAAACTAACTTTTCTGACTAATGAGCATTCATTCCCAATAACGATCGCAGCACATCTCTACGACTGATTTGCCCAACTAAACGGTTATCTTCTACAACAGGGTAACGACGTGGACCTTTTTCCATAAACAATTTAGCCACTTCAAGCACACTTGCTTCAGCTTCTACGGTGATTACTTGCTTAGTCATATAGTCTTCTACTCGACCACCTAATTGTTCGTAATAACCTGCCTGTACTGCTACTTTCATACAGTCTTTTTCAGATAATAAACCAATTAAGTTTCCACGCTCATCTACGACTGGTGCACCCGAGATACGATTTTTTACTAATACATCGATAGCATTCATCACATCCATGCCAGGAGTAAAAGTGACTAAACTTGCACTCATATAATCTTTTACCGCAATAGACTGGATCATGATTATTCCTTATTTTTCTTAGCACAAGGCTTGCTACACGATGAACATTTATTACCGAGTCCACCGCAAGAACCTTGAATAGGTAGACGACCAAATAGCACACCTACCATCATAACGGTAAACATGAATAAAAATATTGCGAGGCTGAATAACAATGTAGTCATTTTATTATTGTTTAGCCTCCAAAATCATCAAGCATAATATTCTCATCTTCGACACCTAGACCTTCTAACATATTGATAATCGCTGCATTCATCATTGGTGGCCCGCATATATAGAACTCACAATCTTCAGGAGATGGATGATCTTTCAGATAGTTTTCATACAATACTTCATGAATAAAACCTGTATAACCATCCCAGTTATCGTCTTCTTGCGGATCAGACAAAGCAACATACCATTGAAAATTCTCATTCGCTTCTTGCAATCCGTCAAAATCTTCAACAAAAAACATTTCCTTTGCACTTCTAGCACCGTACCAGAAAGTCATTTTGCGATCACTCCCTAACCGTTTTAATTGATCGAAAATATGTGAGCGCATTGGCGCCATACCTGCACCACCACCAATGAATACCATTTCATTTTTCGTATCGCGAGCAAAGAAGTCACCAAAAGGACCTGAAATAGTCACTTTATCACCAGGTTTCAAACTATATATGTATGAAGACATAATGCCGGGAGGAATATCACCTGTACTTCCTGGTGGCGGTGATGCAATTCTGACATTGAGCATTACCTTACCTTTTTCTTCTGGGTAGTTAGCCATCGAATAGGCACGCGTTACTACTTCATCAACTTTTGATTCATATTGCCACAAGTTAAAATGATCCCAGTCCTCTTTAAATTTTTCTTCTATATCAAAGTCTTTATATTTGATTAAGTGTGGCGGGCACTCTATTTGAATATAACCACCAGCACGAAAATTAACGTCTTCACCTTCGGGCAAACGAACGACGAAATTTTTGATGAATGTCGCCACATTCTCATTTGATTCGACGACACATTCCCATTTCTTGACACCGAACACTTCTTCAGGCACTTCTATATTCATATCTTGCTTCACTGCTACCTGACAAGACAAGCGATCACCTTGTGCGGCTTCACGCTTATTAATGTGAGATTCCTCTGTAGGTAACAGCGCACCTCCACCATCAAATATTTTCACTCGGCATTGAGCACATGTGCCACCACCTCCACAGGCAGAAGGTACAAAAAGGTTTGCTTCAGAAAGCGTGGCGAGAAGTTTTCCTCCCACTGGAGCAACAACCTCTTTTTCACCATTAATTGTAATCGTTACATTACCTGACGATACTAATCTGGACTTGGCAAACAGAATCAACAATACCAATGACACAACAATCGCTGAAAAAAATGTCACACCTAATGTTATTTCGATCATCGCAATACTTCCATGTTCTACAATTGAATGCCTGAAAATGCCATAAAGCCCATTGACATTAATCCTACAGTAATAAAAGTAATTCCAAGACCTTGCAGTCCGTCTGGTACATCACTGTATTTTAATTTTTCTCTAATACCTGCTAATGCGGTAATCGCTAATGCCCAACCTATTCCAGAACCCACTCCATAAGTCACACTTTCAGTAAAATTATAATCACGCTCTACCATAAATAGTGATCCTCCTAAAATCGCACAATTAACTGTAATCAAAGGTAAGAACACACCTAACGCGTTATATAATGCAGGAAAAAATCGATCTAATACCATTTCCATAATTTGGACCATGGCTGCTATTACACCAATATAGCTAATTAACCCTAAGAAGCTTAAATCAACTTCGGGAAATCCCATCCAAGATAATGCTCCATCTTTTAGCACATATTGAAACAACAGGTTATTAGCTGGAACAGTAATAACTTGTACTGCAATAACTGCAGCACCCAAACCTAATGCTGTTTCAATTTTCTTTGATACCGCTAAAAATGTGCACATGCCTAAAAAGAAAGACAGCGCCAAATTTTCAACAAATATCGCTTTGATCAATAAACTTATTGTCACATCCATTAGTACGTCTCCGTACGGTGAATACGATGAACTTGGTATTCACGTTTCTCAATCTGTTGAGGTTTCCATGAACGTACTCCCCATATCATAAGACCAATAATAAAGAAGGCACTAGGAGGAAGTAGCATTAATCCATTTGGCTCATACCAACCCCCTTCTTTAGTTAGTGGAAAAATTGTGTATCCTAATAACGAACCAGAACCAAATAATTCTCTAACAATAGCAACCGAAATCAATACCACGCTATAACCCAATCCATTGCCAACACCATCCAGAAAACTAATACCTACCGGGTTTTTCATTGCGAATGCTTCTGCTCTACCTAATACGATGCAGTTTGTGATAATTAATCCAACAAATACGGATAAAGTTTTACTCGCATCATAAGCATAAGCTTTTAATATTTGATCTACTACAATCACCAATGAGGCAATAATAGTCATTTGAACAATAATACGTATGCTGCTTGGAATATGATTTCGAATCATACTGATTGAAGCATTAGACAATGCAGTCACAGATGTTAATGCTAAACACATAATTAACGTCGCACCTAACGTGGTCGTGACCGCTAATGCAGAGCAAACACCTAATATTTGTAGCGTGATTGGATTATTATCAATCAACGGATCGAGCACTACTTTTTTTGCACTTTCACTCATAATACTTCTCCAGCACGAACTTTATTCATAAATTTTTCGAATCCAAGCTCACCCATCCAGAAATGAAACATATTAGTTACTCCATCACTGGTTAATGTTGCTCCAGATAGACCGTCAACTTGATAACTTTCTTCAGCATTACCAGGAACTACCGAGCCTTTTATTATTTTAAGTGCTAATTGACCATCAGCATCAAACAACTTCTTTCCTTTCCATGATGACTGCCACTTTATGTTATCAACTTCACCACCTAAACCAGGTGTTTCACGATGATCATAAAACTTAAGTGCATAAATCGTATTCATATCTTTTTCTAATGTGACATAGCCATAAAGAGTTGACCATAGCCCATAACCATGCACTGGAAAAACATAGCGATCAATTTTATTATCATTTTTGACTAGAAATATTTTTGCAAAATTCGAACGGCGATTAATATTAGCGACATCAACATCATCATCTAGTTTTATACTTAACTCAGCTATCTTCGATGCTTTGCGCTGATCAAAAGTGGCAACATCAATTTCATCAGTCACTTCACCTGTGTCTAAATTAATAATGCGTGTATCAATTGAAGAAAATAAACTTTCTATATCGGCACCGTCTTGCCATAGACCAGACACTTTTAAAATATTGATTTTTTGATCTAATATTTTATTCATCTCCTGTTGAGGTCTCAGCTTAACCGCTGCTGTTGAAACTATAACTGAGCACACAAGACATAGCGTGATAGCCACTAGCAAAATATTTGTCGTACTATCTTTAGACATAATTTCTTTTACGCCTCCTTACATTCACCTGCACTACAAAGTGATCAATGAGAGGAGCAAAAATATTAGCAAATAAAATTGCCAGCATGATTCCTTCAGGAAAAGCTGGATTAATGACACGAATCAACACTGTCATAAAGCCAATCAAGAAACCAAATGTCCAGCGACCAACATCGGTCATAGACGCGGACACAGGATCTGTTGCCATATACATCATGCCAAAAGCAAATCCACCTAACGTTAAATGCCAATACCAAGGCATTGCAAACATAGGGTTAGTATCGCTGCCAATCCAATTAAGCAACGTAGAAGTTATGACCATACCTCCGAATACACCAAAAATAATACGCCAAGATGCGATACGCGTGTACATTAAAAACATTCCACCAAGAATACATGCAAGTGTTGATGTAGAACCAATTGAGCCCTGAATGGAACCCATAAACGCTTGCGTCCATGTGACACCATTTGCAAAAATAGCTTGCATGCCATCTAACGCAGCTAAACCAAGAGGTGTAGCGCCTGAAAATCCATCAACGGCAGTCCATACCGCATCTCCAGACATATGTGCTGGATAAGCAAAAAATAAGAAACACCGACCCGTTAACGCAGGGTTTAGAAAGTTTTTACCTGTCCCTCCAAATACTTCCTTTCCAATCACAACACCGAAACTAATTCCTAACGCAACTTGCCACAATGGAATGTCAGGCGGTAACGTCAACGCGAAAAGCATAGATGTCACTAAAAAACCCTCATTAACTTCATGATTACGAACAGCAGCAAAAATAACCTCCCAAATACCACCTACTAAAAGGGTGACAAAGTAAATTGGAAAGAAGTACATAAAACCATGAAGAAAGTTACCCAGCGGATTGCTTGCATCATAAGAAAAACCAAATAACGACAATATTGAACCGCGCCATCCAGGTGCTTGCTCTATGCCCATAGTAGCCATAGCGGTATTTGCTTGATATCCAATGTTCCAAAGTCCGATTAATATACAAGGTAGTGTTGCAATAACGACATAAGTCATTACTCGTTTAATATCTAATGCATCTCTAGCATGAGGAGCATGAGGCGTAACATCAGATGGTGTATATAAAAACGTATCCACCATCTCATATAATGAATAGAATTTTTCATACCGTCCACCTTTTATAAAGTGCGGGTGAATACTATCCAAATATTTTCTTAATTTTGACATTAACCTTCCTTCTCTATTTGGATAAGATTTTCTCTCAACATAGGCCCAAATTCGTATTTACTTGGACATACGAAAGTGCACAAAGCTAAATCTTCCTCGTCTAATTCGAGACAACCTAACGCTTGCGCAAGATCAGTATCTTTAGTCACTAATGCTCGTAGTAGTTGCGTCGGAAGAATATCTAACGGCATCACTCTTTCGTATACACCAATTGGAACCATGGCTCGCGGGCTTCCATTTTGTGTAGTCGTAAAATCAAATTTGGCTTGCTTTCTAAAGAAACTAGATAACAACGCGTTTGATTTAGAATATTTTTTCATCCCAGGAACTATCCAACCAAAGAACTCTCTCTCACGTCCTTCAAAGATTGCAGTAATTTGCAAATTAAATCTCCCCAAGAAGCTTGCCCATCCAGCTGCACGCCAACCGGAAAGTGCTGAACCCGAAATTATTCTCGTTTCACCAGATTTAACTTCACCTTCAATAATATCATCAGTGCTAGCGCCTAGGCGCACACGTAATAATCTTGGATTTTTTATTGCTGGACCAGCTAATGAAATAATACGATCAGTCCAAATTTTTCCTTCAGTAAATAGTTTGCCATAAGCAATTACATCTTGATAATTCAAATGCCAAACTGACTTATTTGCATTAACAGGATCAATATAATGAATATGAGTGCCGGGTATACCTGCTGGATGTGGTCCTTCAAAGATAGCTTTTTTAATTCGTTCATCTTTTTGTAACTTTAATGAATTTTCTTGAGCACAACAGACATAGACACTGCCTTCAGTTAGACGTGTTAAAATATTTAATCCATTCTTAAAATCCTGCAGGTATTCAGAGATAACCACATCTGGGTCAGCTGCTAAAGGCCGCGTATCCATTGCTGTAACAAAGATTGAATTGGGAATA harbors:
- a CDS encoding DUF6513 domain-containing protein; its protein translation is MPQHLLFLTGKLAEKSLHKVLESMQPTEFTYEVHQIGVSVAALMTTDLIIRRLKDVSGFDKVILPGRCRGDIDLLANQLGISVERGPEELKDLPQHFGHAVKKSDLTDYSTDIFAEIVDAPNMSVEQIIARAEQYRNDGANVIDLGCLPNTSFGHLTESVQALKSAGFKVSVDSLHAEDLVTGGKAGADFLLSLQYNSLWVLEKVDSTPIIIGAPPTNMRSLYKCIDTLLKEGVPFIADPILDPINFNFTESIVRYRNLRKRYPDIEIMMGVGNLTELTHVDSAGTNTLLMGIISELDIGHILATEVSEHCRKSVKEADLARRIMHASKADNIPPKGYHNGLMALHERKPFPYDIDEIKEFATGVRDPNFRIQVCDEGVFVYNRDGIWNATDPFDLYPHLNVAEDGAHAFYLGCELARAQIAWQLGKRYDQDEELGWGIAVEKSEQDLSAFKQEGSTMQSRKDRKKNRQKKGNKIKNNKNDARRC
- a CDS encoding DUF447 family protein, which produces MPFIRESIITTLHEDGNAHIAPMGVHETDRGLMLAPFKPSATLNNLLRDGTATINYPDDVRIFAGCLTGRHDWPTLPTDVIAGIRLDNCLAHTEIKVHTHEDEEQRPKFYCDVVHEQMHHAYHGYNRAQFSVIELAILTSRLHMLSAEKIDSEIEYLRIGLDKTAGQRELEAWHWLMDKVTQYRNEETEKT
- a CDS encoding (5-formylfuran-3-yl)methyl phosphate synthase, which encodes MTGFLASVDNLEDAITVSEHGADIIDLKDPSQGALGGLTINAIHDIVDHLWEKSIVSATVGDLDADVSLILEQIGNVADTGVDYVKVGMFSQEHIDKCLPTFEYHARRGIRIIAVLFADIDFDIHETVKMCKKAHLTGVMMDTAGKHAGSLLLHREMNELSSFIQTAKNLGLLTGLAGSLREKDIETLLPINPDYIGFRTALCKDLKRTERISAESVNRIRSLIPSTLKAANLG
- a CDS encoding GNAT family N-acetyltransferase, whose protein sequence is MTITVKIILGDDALKYAKDGVFLEKWKTLADNTAHKTVFQEPDFVSLWFHHYQQYFEPVLVIGLSESEELIGLIPLAIDKKDAILTQAGAQLAEYSGWLCSKMHNDEFLSKAFQSIKVNISFSLWKWTYIAPGADTTWLQSYHLKNIGIYARFETIDSPVLDLHNKEKLKKVLKNKSVKSKINRLKRKGELKIERITEQSRALELMDQVTNLVNFRHESAHHDAAFEEDHLQRSFYEARSHNLKDNHFSVLWLGNKLLAFHFGYIDNDSIYISLTAFDPTESKHSPGVIFLIYLANLLIEEGIRYIDLTPGGDEYKERFSNAHNKLYLPTINTNKLQHSKQILKNNCKSLAITALEYCNIDKDKLKIHINKRTKKRTYNQNDFDLFSISSENYKIHDAHPNNNINIQSYSDLLNYQENDSGISRQEILSDATYRFSREDTLFTIHNNSRLQSYSWLSKLGSKYSRLGFNFSNEKNSVVIDCMNYNLKLINNDHMKILINSMLNHAFSKNAQVAFLFIPHSENIQIHIETLNEIGFEKTNFSD
- a CDS encoding CBS domain-containing protein, whose amino-acid sequence is MIQSIAVKDYMSASLVTFTPGMDVMNAIDVLVKNRISGAPVVDERGNLIGLLSEKDCMKVAVQAGYYEQLGGRVEDYMTKQVITVEAEASVLEVAKLFMEKGPRRYPVVEDNRLVGQISRRDVLRSLLGMNAH
- a CDS encoding DUF539 domain-containing protein; the protein is MTTLLFSLAIFLFMFTVMMVGVLFGRLPIQGSCGGLGNKCSSCSKPCAKKNKE
- the nqrF gene encoding NADH:ubiquinone reductase (Na(+)-transporting) subunit F, yielding MIEITLGVTFFSAIVVSLVLLILFAKSRLVSSGNVTITINGEKEVVAPVGGKLLATLSEANLFVPSACGGGGTCAQCRVKIFDGGGALLPTEESHINKREAAQGDRLSCQVAVKQDMNIEVPEEVFGVKKWECVVESNENVATFIKNFVVRLPEGEDVNFRAGGYIQIECPPHLIKYKDFDIEEKFKEDWDHFNLWQYESKVDEVVTRAYSMANYPEEKGKVMLNVRIASPPPGSTGDIPPGIMSSYIYSLKPGDKVTISGPFGDFFARDTKNEMVFIGGGAGMAPMRSHIFDQLKRLGSDRKMTFWYGARSAKEMFFVEDFDGLQEANENFQWYVALSDPQEDDNWDGYTGFIHEVLYENYLKDHPSPEDCEFYICGPPMMNAAIINMLEGLGVEDENIMLDDFGG
- the nqrE gene encoding NADH:ubiquinone reductase (Na(+)-transporting) subunit E; the encoded protein is MDVTISLLIKAIFVENLALSFFLGMCTFLAVSKKIETALGLGAAVIAVQVITVPANNLLFQYVLKDGALSWMGFPEVDLSFLGLISYIGVIAAMVQIMEMVLDRFFPALYNALGVFLPLITVNCAILGGSLFMVERDYNFTESVTYGVGSGIGWALAITALAGIREKLKYSDVPDGLQGLGITFITVGLMSMGFMAFSGIQL
- a CDS encoding NADH:ubiquinone reductase (Na(+)-transporting) subunit D, with amino-acid sequence MSESAKKVVLDPLIDNNPITLQILGVCSALAVTTTLGATLIMCLALTSVTALSNASISMIRNHIPSSIRIIVQMTIIASLVIVVDQILKAYAYDASKTLSVFVGLIITNCIVLGRAEAFAMKNPVGISFLDGVGNGLGYSVVLISVAIVRELFGSGSLLGYTIFPLTKEGGWYEPNGLMLLPPSAFFIIGLMIWGVRSWKPQQIEKREYQVHRIHRTETY
- a CDS encoding Na(+)-translocating NADH-quinone reductase subunit C — protein: MSKDSTTNILLVAITLCLVCSVIVSTAAVKLRPQQEMNKILDQKINILKVSGLWQDGADIESLFSSIDTRIINLDTGEVTDEIDVATFDQRKASKIAELSIKLDDDVDVANINRRSNFAKIFLVKNDNKIDRYVFPVHGYGLWSTLYGYVTLEKDMNTIYALKFYDHRETPGLGGEVDNIKWQSSWKGKKLFDADGQLALKIIKGSVVPGNAEESYQVDGLSGATLTSDGVTNMFHFWMGELGFEKFMNKVRAGEVL
- a CDS encoding NADH:ubiquinone reductase (Na(+)-transporting) subunit B, whose translation is MSKLRKYLDSIHPHFIKGGRYEKFYSLYEMVDTFLYTPSDVTPHAPHARDALDIKRVMTYVVIATLPCILIGLWNIGYQANTAMATMGIEQAPGWRGSILSLFGFSYDASNPLGNFLHGFMYFFPIYFVTLLVGGIWEVIFAAVRNHEVNEGFLVTSMLFALTLPPDIPLWQVALGISFGVVIGKEVFGGTGKNFLNPALTGRCFLFFAYPAHMSGDAVWTAVDGFSGATPLGLAALDGMQAIFANGVTWTQAFMGSIQGSIGSTSTLACILGGMFLMYTRIASWRIIFGVFGGMVITSTLLNWIGSDTNPMFAMPWYWHLTLGGFAFGMMYMATDPVSASMTDVGRWTFGFLIGFMTVLIRVINPAFPEGIMLAILFANIFAPLIDHFVVQVNVRRRKRNYV
- a CDS encoding Na(+)-translocating NADH-quinone reductase subunit A, giving the protein MQYKINKGLKLPITGTPKQTIEGLPNISRVAVLGREHVGMKPTMLVKEGDRVKLGQPLFTDKKNPRVQYVAPGAGEVEVIHRGAKRVFQSLVIRLEGDEEITFQVHATNNLKQLDRGSIVEQLLDSGLWVAMRTRPYSKSPNPDNIPNSIFVTAMDTRPLAADPDVVISEYLQDFKNGLNILTRLTEGSVYVCCAQENSLKLQKDERIKKAIFEGPHPAGIPGTHIHYIDPVNANKSVWHLNYQDVIAYGKLFTEGKIWTDRIISLAGPAIKNPRLLRVRLGASTDDIIEGEVKSGETRIISGSALSGWRAAGWASFLGRFNLQITAIFEGREREFFGWIVPGMKKYSKSNALLSSFFRKQAKFDFTTTQNGSPRAMVPIGVYERVMPLDILPTQLLRALVTKDTDLAQALGCLELDEEDLALCTFVCPSKYEFGPMLRENLIQIEKEG